The genomic interval TCGTTGTCCAGGTCCCAGATCACCTCGAGGTGGTCGGAGACGAACCCGACCGGGCACACCACGACGGCGTCGATTCCCTTGGCCGACAAAGCTTCCAGATGATCGACGATGTCGGGTTCCAGCCACGGCACCTGCGGCGGGCCGGAACGGGACTGCCACACCACGTCGAAATCCTCGAAACCGGTTGCGGCGGCGCACAATCGGGCCGCGTCGACCACCTGGCGGCTGTAGAGGTGGCCGCCGTCCGCGGGCGGCCCCGCGGCCACGTCGGCCGACACCGGGATCGAATGCGCCGTGAAGACCAGGCGCGCCCGGTCCCGGCGGTCGCCGGGCAGGTCGCGCACCGCCGCGCGGATGGCGTCGGCGAACGCCTCGACCAGCAGCGGATGGTCGAAGTACTGGCGCAGCTTCACCAACTCCGGCGCCCGCTCCCCGGCCGCGGCGCGCGCCCGCGCGATGTCCTCGTCGTACTGCCGGCACCCCGAGTAGCCGCCCCACGCGGAGGTGGGAAACACCAGGGCCGAACCGATTCCGTCGTCGCGCATCCGGGTGACGGTGTCCTCCACCATCGGATGCCAGTTGCGGTTGCCGAAATAGATCGGCAATTCGATACCGGCACGGGCGAATTCGGCCTCGACCGCCGCGATGATGTCGCGGTTGAGCGCGTTGATCGGCGAGACGCCACCGAAATGCAGGTAGTGCTCGGCGACCTCGGCGAGCCGCTCCGGCGGCACGCCACGCCCACGGGTGACGTTCTCCAGGAACGGCAGCACGTCCTCCGGCCGTTCCGGACCGCCGAAGGACAGGACGAGCAGTGCGTCGTATTCCATGCCCACCTCAGTTCACGTCGATGTCGCGACGGTC from Nocardia wallacei carries:
- a CDS encoding ferrochelatase, producing MEYDALLVLSFGGPERPEDVLPFLENVTRGRGVPPERLAEVAEHYLHFGGVSPINALNRDIIAAVEAEFARAGIELPIYFGNRNWHPMVEDTVTRMRDDGIGSALVFPTSAWGGYSGCRQYDEDIARARAAAGERAPELVKLRQYFDHPLLVEAFADAIRAAVRDLPGDRRDRARLVFTAHSIPVSADVAAGPPADGGHLYSRQVVDAARLCAAATGFEDFDVVWQSRSGPPQVPWLEPDIVDHLEALSAKGIDAVVVCPVGFVSDHLEVIWDLDNEARAKAAELDMAFARAGTPGPDPRFAELVTELVREHLAGLAPRRLGEVPGYGCTTNGAPCAPGCCEPVRRRA